Proteins from one Coffea arabica cultivar ET-39 chromosome 8c, Coffea Arabica ET-39 HiFi, whole genome shotgun sequence genomic window:
- the LOC113705339 gene encoding uncharacterized protein, translated as MDNTNRQMNRHTDNLGVNKIGKNIKKSPMHQPNFTNAARQQPQPQVYNINKNDFRNIVQKLTGSPLHNQEPSAPRPPQNPPKPASMRLQKIRPPPLTPINRPPMVMQPPVPVPAPAQPPASVPYNNFTRPPLPQYGQPSPTMLPPFTPGDAWPNTAESPISVYMRYLQNSIIDSGPRQPFPQSIPQGPGPNQAQPSASGLLPNPHMPPFPSPRMNMPPPLPSPRMNGPPPFPSPRMNGPPPSLPSPRTNGPPPLLPSPTSQFLLPSPTGFLNLFSPRSSYPLLSPGFQHPPPMTPNFSFSPMAQSGILGPGPQVPPSPGYGFPLSPSGFFAIPSPRWRDQ; from the coding sequence ATGGATAATACCAATAGGCAGATGAATCGGCATACGGATAATTTGGGTGTGAACAAGATAGGGAAGAACATAAAGAAGAGTCCAATGCACCAACCCAATTTTACTAATGCTGCCAGGCAGCAACCTCAGCCTCAGgtgtataatattaataaaaatgATTTTCGGAACATAGTGCAAAAGTTAACTGGTTCACCTTTGCATAATCAAGAACCATCTGCACCTAGGCCTCCCCAAAATCCCCCCAAACCTGCAAGTATGCGGTTGCAGAAGATTCGGCCACCGCCCTTGACACCAATAAATCGACCTCCTATGGTGATGCAGCCTCCTGTACCAGTGCCAGCTCCCGCGCAGCCTCCAGCCAGTGTTCCATACAACAACTTCACAAGACCTCCTCTTCCCCAGTATGGCCAACCGTCACCAACTATGCTGCCACCCTTCACTCCTGGTGATGCTTGGCCAAACACAGCTGAGTCTCCTATATCAGTTTACATGCGATACCTTCAAAATTCAATCATAGATTCAGGGCCAAGGCAACCTTTTCCCCAGTCAATACCTCAAGGTCCTGGTCCAAATCAAGCTCAGCCATCTGCTTCTGGCTTACTTCCTAATCCGCATATGCCGCCTTTCCCATCTCCAAGAATGAACATGCCTCCACCACTTCCATCTCCTCGGATGAATGGCCCTCCACCTTTTCCATCTCCTAGGATGAATGGTCCTCCACCCTCTCTTCCTTCACCCCGAACAAATGGTCCGCCTCCACTTTTGCCTTCCCCAACTTCTCAGTTTCTTTTGCCATCGCCAACTGGTTTCTTAAATTTGTTTTCTCCTAGATCATCGTATCCATTGCTTTCTCCTGGTTTTCAGCACCCTCCTccaatgactcctaatttctcGTTTTCTCCCATGGCTCAGTCAGGGATACTAGGCCCTGGGCCTCAAGTGCCTCCATCTCCTGGTTATGGGTTTCCTTTGTCCCCATCTGGATTTTTCGCGATCCCAAGTCCAAGATGGAGGGATCAATAA